From Mycobacterium colombiense CECT 3035:
GCCCACCAACTGGCCGATGAAAGTCGACATACGTAATTACCGTCCGGATGTCTTGGTTGCGGATGAGGTCGCGGCGGCGGGGGCGACGTCGACGCCGAGGATTCGACTGGCCAACGTCGCCGACATGGACGCCACGTTGGCACGCAGATCCAGTTCCACGGCGTCCCTCTCCCGCTTCAATTGCTCGGATGCCATTTGCAACGTCGACATCACCTGCTGTTCGGCACGGGCGCGCGCGTCTTCGACCACCTTACGACCTTCGGCGCGGGCGTTGTCGCGCAACGACGACGCCTGAACCCGCGCTTCGGTCAGCGCTTCTTCGTAGTCGGCCTTGGCCGCGTCGAACTGCTCGGCCGCCTTCTTGTTGTCGGCAGCCGTCTTGGCGACCATGGCGTCGCGCTCGCGCAACACCCTCATCACCGGCGGCACAACGAATGTGCCGATGACGGCCAGCACGATCAGGAAGATGGCCAGCACGAAGAAGAAGGTGCCGTTCGGAACGAGGAAGTTGTTGCCCTCGGCCACCGCCTGGCTGGATGCCAGAACGCTCAGACTCGCGTCACCCATCGCAGCGGACTAGGTGCCGACGGGCGTGGCGAAGACGAACAGCGCCATGAAGGCCAGGTTGATGAAGTAGGCCGCCTCAACCAGACCGACGGTGATGAAGAACGGCGTAAACAACCGGCCTTGCGCCTCGGGCTGCCGGGCGATGCCGGAAACCAGCGCGTTACCGGCGATACCGTCACCGATACCGGCACCGATCGCGCCGCCGCCCATGATGAGTCCACCGCCGATGAGTGCAGCGGCAGCGACTTGGGGGTCCAGAGCCATTCTTATCCTCCTTGATATCTGGTAGGGGTCTACCAGGTCTCTGTAATGGTGCGTGGGTCAAAACAATTCGTGATCGCCTCAGTCATGGTGATCCTCGATCTCCATGGCCTGACTGAAGTACAAGATGGTCAGAATCGAGAAGAT
This genomic window contains:
- a CDS encoding F0F1 ATP synthase subunit B — its product is MGDASLSVLASSQAVAEGNNFLVPNGTFFFVLAIFLIVLAVIGTFVVPPVMRVLRERDAMVAKTAADNKKAAEQFDAAKADYEEALTEARVQASSLRDNARAEGRKVVEDARARAEQQVMSTLQMASEQLKRERDAVELDLRANVASMSATLASRILGVDVAPAAATSSATKTSGR
- a CDS encoding F0F1 ATP synthase subunit C, translated to MDPQVAAAALIGGGLIMGGGAIGAGIGDGIAGNALVSGIARQPEAQGRLFTPFFITVGLVEAAYFINLAFMALFVFATPVGT